A genomic segment from Candidatus Methanomethylicota archaeon encodes:
- a CDS encoding metallophosphoesterase encodes MDFATLRFIFSMRFNCICGIMRIAFAADVHGNETTWRKFINVHKYIKGINVLIMGGDLTGKMLVPIFKQSDGSYVCHFNVDYHIRSEKELNDLCNTIRFSGGYPYVTTEEEWKNLTHEDRDRIMEGQMRETLSRWIRMADENVPKDIQIIMNPGNDDSPVVDEIIKESDRVIYPLDKVVRLDDHHEMISCEYVNPTPWKTPRELPEDELLKLLESKLNGVSVDMDHLICNFHAPPYNSGLDNAPELDKDLRPKHGVKGISIIPVGSKAVRTFIEKYQPKLGLHGHIHESSAARKIGKTLCVNPGSGYMEGTLRLYVIDVEKDRIKDHWRITG; translated from the coding sequence TTGGATTTTGCAACCTTAAGGTTTATATTCTCCATGAGGTTTAATTGTATTTGTGGGATTATGAGGATTGCTTTTGCAGCTGATGTTCATGGTAATGAGACTACTTGGAGGAAGTTTATTAATGTTCATAAGTATATTAAGGGGATAAATGTCCTAATCATGGGTGGAGATTTGACTGGTAAGATGCTTGTACCCATATTTAAGCAGAGTGATGGAAGCTACGTTTGCCATTTCAATGTTGATTACCATATTAGGAGTGAGAAGGAGCTTAATGATCTATGTAATACTATAAGGTTTAGTGGTGGATACCCATATGTGACTACTGAGGAGGAGTGGAAGAATCTCACGCATGAAGATAGGGATAGGATTATGGAGGGGCAGATGAGGGAGACTCTTAGTAGGTGGATTAGGATGGCTGATGAGAATGTTCCGAAGGATATTCAGATAATTATGAATCCAGGTAATGATGATTCCCCAGTTGTGGATGAAATAATAAAGGAGAGTGATAGAGTCATATATCCATTGGATAAGGTTGTTAGACTTGATGATCATCATGAAATGATAAGTTGTGAATATGTTAATCCCACTCCATGGAAGACTCCTAGAGAACTTCCTGAAGATGAATTGCTAAAACTTTTGGAGAGTAAGTTAAATGGTGTTTCTGTGGATATGGATCATTTAATATGTAATTTCCATGCACCACCATATAATAGTGGGTTGGATAATGCCCCTGAATTGGATAAGGATCTTAGACCAAAACATGGAGTTAAGGGTATAAGTATAATTCCCGTGGGGAGTAAGGCTGTTAGAACATTTATTGAGAAGTATCAGCCTAAGCTTGGTCTTCATGGACATATACATGAATCTTCAGCTGCAAGGAAGATTGGTAAAACCCTATGCGTAAATCCAGGTTCAGGGTATATGGAGGGGACTTTAAGGCTATATGTTATAGATGTTGAGAAGGATAGGATTAAGGATCATTGGAGGATTACTGGGTAA